Within the Desulfotignum phosphitoxidans DSM 13687 genome, the region GACCAGATCACCCCGTTGTTCATCACCCCGTTCTCTGATCTTCAAACCGCCCTGGACCAGGCCCTGGCCCAAAAAGGCCAAAAAGCCACCGTCCTGTTTCTCATGGACGGCGGCCTGACCGTTCCCATGATGCATTAATCATTGCAAGGGACGGCGCTGTTTCAGAGCTTGCGTTTGTCTTTGAGAATATTGTTGGAAATCACGATGCGCTGAATCTCGGAGGTGCCTTCATAAATCGTGAACACCCGGGCATCCCGGTACAGGCGCTCCACCACATAGTCTTTGGTGAACCCATAGCCGCCGTGCATCTGGATGGCCCGGGCCGTGACCTCGTTGACCATTTCCGATGCAAACAGCTTGGCCATGGAGGCCTCTTTGGTATAGGGTTCTTTTCGATCCTTCATGGATGCGGCAGACAGCATCAGCTGACGGGCCGCCTCGATCTGGGTCGCCATATCCGCAATCTGAAACCGGATGGCCTGGTGCTTGGTGACGGGCACGCCGAACTGCCGGCGCTGGGATGCATAGGCCACGGCCGCGTCAAATGCGGCCTGGGCCACGCCGATGGACTGGGCCGCAATCCCGATACGTCCGCTGTCCAGACCGGACATGGCGATTTTGAATCCATCCCCTTTTTTCCCGAGCATCCAGGATGCGGGCACCCGGCAGTCCTCAAAAATCAGATCCGTGGTATCTGAGGCGCGCAGCCCCATCTTATCTTCTTCATGGCCCACGATCAGGCCTTTGGTATCCTTGGGAACGATAAAACACGAGATCCCCTTATGGCCGGCATCCGGATCGGTTTTCGCCGTTACCAGCACTACCTTGGCATGCTTGCCGGAAGTAATGAACCGCTTGGTGCCGTTGATGATGTAATCATCCTTGTCTTTGACGGCCACCGTGGCCTGGGACACGGGGTCAGACCCCGCATCCGGCTCAGTGAGCCCGAATGCGCCGATCATTTTTCCGGATGCCAGGGGTGTAAGAAACTGCTGTTTCTGCTTTGTTGTCCCGAAATTGTTAAGGCTTTCACACACAATGGAATTCTGCACCGACATCACCACGGAGGTGGATGCACAGGAATAAGCGATTTCAGACAATGCCAGCACATAAGACACGGTATCGGCGGATTCTCCGCCATATGCTTCGGGCACCATCATGCCCATGAGACCGAGCTCTCCCATCTGCTTGAAATTCCCGGCCGGAAATTCCTTGGTCCGGTCCCGTTCCGCTGCCGTGGGGGCAATCACTTTTCTGGAAAACTCCCGAACCATGTTCCGGATCATTTTCTGTTCATCAGTCAATTTAAAGAGCATGGTCTGCCACCTCCATTGTCAGGGAACGTAAACCACCACAATCAGAACGGCATCCTTTTGAGAAGGATTGCGCAAATCATGTTTGATCCCGGAATTAAAATGCAAAGAATCGCCGGCGGCAAGTTCATTGATATGATCCCCCACCTGCACCTTTACCTGCCCTTCCAGCACATGGACAAATTCTTCCCCCTCGTGCTGGAATCCGACGCCTTCATGCCGGGTGCCGGCTTCCACCACAATGCGAAACGCTTTTAAATGCTTGTTTTTTGCATCAGGGGTCAACGGGGTGTACGCATATTGATCCGTGCGTTTGGTATAGGCCCGGGCCCGTTTTTCCTGGTCTGCTTCCGGATCTTTGAGCAAAAAATCAGAGTCCAGCTGCAAGACCCTGGAAATCTGAAGAAGGGTCCCCACGGACGGCCGTTTTTCACCGTTTTCAATCTGTTTGATCACTTGTTTTGCCAGGCCGGTCTCATTGGCCATGGTATCCAGAGTGACCTTTCTGTCCAGCCGGGCCCGCCGGATTCGCTTTCCGATGGGAACAAAATTGTCTATTTTGGCCATATTCCCTCCTGCCCCGTGGATTTGTCGATCTTAAAAATCCAGGGATTCTGTCTAAACCACCGGTTCGATCCAGTTTTCCGTGTCTTTTGCCGTTCCATACTGGATGGATGTCAATGCCTGGTAAAATTTCATGGCAACAGGTCCCGGGTTGCCGTCACCGATGTGAAGCACCCGGTCTCCATAACAGATTTCGCCCACGGGCGAAATCACAGCCGCCGTGCCGGAGCCGAACACTTCTTTCAGGCGGCCCGAAGCATGGGCATCCAGCACCTCGTCC harbors:
- a CDS encoding acyl-CoA dehydrogenase family protein, with the protein product MLFKLTDEQKMIRNMVREFSRKVIAPTAAERDRTKEFPAGNFKQMGELGLMGMMVPEAYGGESADTVSYVLALSEIAYSCASTSVVMSVQNSIVCESLNNFGTTKQKQQFLTPLASGKMIGAFGLTEPDAGSDPVSQATVAVKDKDDYIINGTKRFITSGKHAKVVLVTAKTDPDAGHKGISCFIVPKDTKGLIVGHEEDKMGLRASDTTDLIFEDCRVPASWMLGKKGDGFKIAMSGLDSGRIGIAAQSIGVAQAAFDAAVAYASQRRQFGVPVTKHQAIRFQIADMATQIEAARQLMLSAASMKDRKEPYTKEASMAKLFASEMVNEVTARAIQMHGGYGFTKDYVVERLYRDARVFTIYEGTSEIQRIVISNNILKDKRKL
- a CDS encoding helix-turn-helix domain-containing protein, with amino-acid sequence MAKIDNFVPIGKRIRRARLDRKVTLDTMANETGLAKQVIKQIENGEKRPSVGTLLQISRVLQLDSDFLLKDPEADQEKRARAYTKRTDQYAYTPLTPDAKNKHLKAFRIVVEAGTRHEGVGFQHEGEEFVHVLEGQVKVQVGDHINELAAGDSLHFNSGIKHDLRNPSQKDAVLIVVVYVP